In Xanthomonas sacchari, a genomic segment contains:
- a CDS encoding JAB domain-containing protein, which yields MRQRQRDVLITASARDGDQTAYPTPVIDCVEMFHGTIDAADVHPREVMKQALRLNAAAVIVSHHHPNGGAEPSAADKAMTSLLRQALALVDIRTLDHVIVAGAVAMTFAERGLL from the coding sequence GTGCGTCAGCGTCAGCGCGACGTCCTGATTACAGCATCAGCACGAGACGGCGATCAAACCGCCTACCCAACACCTGTGATCGACTGCGTGGAGATGTTCCACGGCACGATCGACGCCGCCGACGTGCATCCGCGCGAGGTGATGAAGCAGGCGCTGCGGCTCAATGCGGCCGCGGTCATCGTTTCCCACCACCATCCGAACGGAGGCGCCGAGCCGAGCGCGGCCGATAAAGCGATGACTTCGCTGCTTCGCCAGGCGCTGGCGCTGGTGGACATTCGCACGCTGGATCACGTCATCGTCGCAGGCGCCGTTGCCATGACGTTCGCAGAGCGCGGTTTGCTTTGA
- a CDS encoding type IV secretion system protein produces MNGLFDTATHWVQPLADANLGDFLFFRLVNNYFTNEIATFGLDLTRRAMRWVSVIALTATMFWVLIQGYRIATGQSRESAMATIVKAAKVAVILMIASTVGANGAMLHKTMTDNLDKEIHGLFTGDDNSSAADAIDQNLEYTQLAMAALDAVKVDANDPESIDQKSRAILLAGFGTAGPPMVAGAMLLLFKFTLAFLVGIGPIFIFFLMFEQTKDLFKKWLYYLIGTLFSLSMLSVATAMVLKFTAKVAGAYWAMKLIPLGNAEGLSSQALQQGGIGLLMTLLIVSVPPMAAVLWQGSMASFMHFSAFSGGAASTPGPQGQPPGSYVPQQLPNNDTRTTSGAIGGDTHAARTVGTNASAQLPAGARGLAGSKDSNIS; encoded by the coding sequence ATGAACGGACTTTTCGACACTGCGACGCACTGGGTGCAGCCGCTGGCAGACGCTAACCTGGGCGACTTCCTGTTCTTCAGGCTGGTCAACAACTACTTCACCAACGAAATCGCGACCTTCGGTCTGGATTTGACGCGGCGGGCGATGCGCTGGGTGAGTGTGATCGCGCTGACGGCGACGATGTTCTGGGTGCTGATCCAGGGCTATCGCATCGCCACCGGGCAGTCGCGCGAATCGGCGATGGCGACGATCGTCAAGGCGGCCAAGGTCGCGGTGATCCTCATGATCGCGTCCACCGTCGGCGCCAACGGCGCCATGTTGCACAAGACGATGACCGACAACCTGGACAAAGAGATCCACGGCTTGTTCACGGGCGACGATAATTCCAGCGCAGCCGATGCGATCGACCAGAATCTGGAGTACACCCAGCTCGCGATGGCCGCCCTGGATGCCGTGAAGGTGGACGCCAACGATCCCGAGTCGATCGATCAAAAGAGCCGAGCGATCTTGTTGGCAGGATTCGGCACGGCCGGTCCGCCCATGGTCGCCGGTGCAATGCTGCTGTTGTTCAAGTTCACCCTGGCCTTCCTGGTGGGCATCGGGCCGATCTTCATCTTCTTCCTGATGTTCGAGCAGACGAAAGACCTGTTCAAAAAGTGGTTGTACTACCTGATCGGCACGTTATTCTCGTTATCGATGCTGTCGGTGGCGACGGCGATGGTGTTGAAGTTCACCGCCAAGGTGGCGGGTGCCTACTGGGCCATGAAACTCATACCGCTGGGAAATGCGGAAGGTTTGTCTTCCCAGGCGCTCCAGCAGGGAGGGATTGGATTGCTCATGACCTTGCTCATCGTTTCCGTGCCGCCCATGGCGGCAGTGCTCTGGCAGGGCAGCATGGCGTCCTTTATGCACTTCTCGGCGTTCTCCGGTGGTGCAGCGTCAACGCCAGGGCCGCAGGGGCAGCCGCCGGGGTCGTATGTGCCGCAACAACTGCCAAATAATGATACTAGGACGACCAGTGGTGCAATTGGCGGAGATACACATGCCGCGAGAACAGTTGGTACAAATGCAAGCGCGCAACTCCCAGCAGGGGCGCGCGGCTTAGCTGGCTCTAAAGACAGTAATATTAGCTAA
- a CDS encoding DUF4189 domain-containing protein, translated as MNSVRLLCVLFCVTSGYAWAEQGCPPGQIPAQSNGNMASCGPIPPGYYQDQPAPAPRPSGKWIPTWGSVAMGSLGLERNYGVSTGKLTKEDAEKDAMARCSKHGEKDCKIGLSYFNQCVAVGEPQINGKPNLLGYVHIVGDAKPEEAAAAAKLACQKDNLENECKVIYESCTKQIFERF; from the coding sequence ATGAACTCAGTGAGACTTCTATGTGTTCTTTTTTGTGTCACCTCTGGGTATGCCTGGGCAGAGCAAGGTTGTCCGCCTGGGCAGATTCCGGCCCAATCAAATGGCAACATGGCATCCTGCGGTCCTATACCACCTGGCTATTACCAAGACCAACCAGCTCCTGCGCCGCGCCCTTCAGGAAAATGGATTCCGACATGGGGATCGGTTGCCATGGGCTCGTTAGGGCTTGAGCGTAATTATGGCGTATCGACAGGAAAACTAACAAAAGAGGACGCCGAAAAGGACGCCATGGCGCGTTGTTCAAAGCACGGAGAGAAAGATTGCAAGATTGGTTTGTCTTATTTCAATCAATGTGTTGCGGTGGGAGAACCTCAGATTAATGGGAAGCCAAATCTGCTCGGATATGTTCATATTGTTGGAGATGCCAAACCAGAAGAGGCTGCCGCTGCCGCAAAATTAGCATGCCAAAAAGACAATCTGGAAAATGAATGCAAAGTCATTTACGAGTCCTGCACTAAGCAAATATTTGAGAGATTCTAG
- a CDS encoding DUF4189 domain-containing protein, whose translation MGAIDGVPHYGVPVGKTSKSDAQSDAIDRCAKRGAIGCKVILTYFNQCAALAEPRTPGGDIVGCVVAVGRSSIELAESAALEGCGRENGSSQCGVVYKACSDPIFKNF comes from the coding sequence ATGGGAGCGATTGATGGCGTTCCTCACTATGGCGTTCCTGTTGGGAAAACTTCTAAATCAGACGCGCAATCAGACGCAATAGACCGTTGCGCAAAACGTGGTGCAATAGGCTGTAAAGTGATTCTGACCTACTTCAATCAATGTGCGGCTCTTGCTGAACCTAGGACACCCGGAGGTGACATCGTTGGCTGTGTGGTGGCTGTTGGGCGGTCATCAATAGAGCTCGCAGAGAGTGCTGCACTTGAAGGATGTGGTAGAGAAAATGGCAGCTCTCAATGTGGCGTTGTTTATAAAGCCTGCTCAGATCCAATCTTTAAAAATTTCTAG
- the treS gene encoding maltose alpha-D-glucosyltransferase: MNVALTSSPPLEPRAPAGDARWYKDAIIYQVHVKSFFDSNDDGIGDFPGLISKLDYIADLGVDTIWLLPFYPSPRRDDGYDIAEYMAVHPDYGSIADFERFVAQAHARGIRIVTELVINHTSDQHPWFQRARSAPAGSPERAFYVWSDSDQDYAGTRIIFCDTEKSNWTWDPEAGQYFWHRFYAHQPDLNFDNPAVMEAVLEVMRFWLDLGVDGLRLDAVPYLIEREGTSNENLPETHAILRRIRATLDAEYPDRMLLAEANMWPEDTQQYFGENADECHMAFHFPLMPRMYMAIAREDRFPITDIMRQTPEIPQSCQWAIFLRNHDELTLEMVTDSERDYLWQTYAADRRARINLGIRRRLAPLLERDRRRIELMTSLLLTMPGTPVLYYGDEIGMGDNIHLGDRDGVRTPMQWSIDRNGGFSRADPAALVLPPIMDPLYGFQAVNVEAQQRDQYSLLTWNRRVLSVRKRYRAFGRGTLRFLYPGNRRLLAYLRCHEDETVLCVANLSHTLQAVELDLSEFEGRVPVDILGGGSFPPIGRLTYLLTVPAFGFYAFQLVGNATLPDWHVPAPVPLPDYQTLVLRSTVDSAGLQPHLPTLERDILPAWLSTRRWFAAKDRALRSVRIARRTPLPGGDGLTLLEIEAELDDGAHERYILPLGIVWEREQPSVLAEQLALARVRHGREVGYLTDAFALKPFTLSMLAALRDKAELRVDGDAGNETAAERIRFCPTPALQRVTIPADPEIRWLSAEQSNSSLIVGDAAVFKLLRRVSAGINPEIEIGERLTALGYANAAPLLGHVARVEADGSETTLALLQGFVRNQGDAWRWTLDHLARGAEEYDAAQDDAARLESVASYDAFAALVGRRLAELHAVLAQPADAPAFAPQAVDAAAAQQVVDGVVHEVQAMWDTLLAHRAANDDPAEHAAVDSLLAERARLDAWLQQAPSLLSGALLTRVHGDFHLGQILVAFDDVVLIDFEGEPAKSLDERRAKASPLHDVAGFLRSLDYASEVSARGEEGTAARVGAGLDTAQEAFLAAFRSRASAAFLAAYRGVLDASPHPWVAPAAFEATTLLFLIEKACYEIRYEAANRPAWIMVPIQGLLRILDRFPAPQESIR, translated from the coding sequence CCCGCCACTCGAGCCGCGCGCACCGGCCGGCGATGCGCGCTGGTACAAGGACGCGATCATCTACCAGGTGCACGTCAAGTCGTTCTTCGACTCCAACGACGACGGCATCGGTGACTTCCCCGGGCTGATCTCCAAGCTCGACTACATCGCCGACCTGGGCGTGGACACGATCTGGCTGCTGCCGTTCTACCCCAGCCCGCGCCGCGACGACGGCTACGATATCGCCGAGTACATGGCGGTGCACCCGGACTACGGCAGCATCGCCGACTTCGAGCGCTTCGTGGCGCAGGCGCATGCGCGCGGCATCCGCATCGTCACCGAACTGGTCATCAACCACACCTCCGACCAGCATCCCTGGTTCCAGCGCGCCCGCAGCGCCCCGGCCGGTTCGCCCGAACGCGCGTTCTACGTGTGGTCCGACAGCGACCAGGACTACGCCGGCACCCGCATCATCTTCTGCGACACCGAGAAGTCGAACTGGACCTGGGACCCGGAGGCCGGCCAATACTTCTGGCACCGCTTCTACGCGCACCAGCCGGACCTGAACTTCGACAACCCGGCGGTCATGGAAGCGGTGCTGGAAGTGATGCGCTTCTGGCTGGACCTGGGTGTGGACGGACTGCGCCTGGATGCGGTGCCGTACCTGATCGAGCGCGAGGGCACCTCCAACGAGAACCTGCCCGAGACCCATGCCATCCTGCGCCGCATCCGCGCCACTCTCGACGCCGAGTACCCGGACCGCATGCTGCTGGCCGAGGCCAACATGTGGCCGGAGGACACCCAGCAGTACTTCGGCGAGAACGCCGACGAATGCCACATGGCGTTCCACTTCCCGCTGATGCCGCGCATGTACATGGCGATCGCGCGCGAGGACCGCTTCCCGATCACCGATATCATGCGCCAGACCCCGGAGATCCCGCAGAGCTGCCAGTGGGCGATCTTCCTGCGCAACCACGACGAGCTGACCCTGGAGATGGTCACCGACTCCGAGCGCGACTACCTGTGGCAGACCTACGCGGCCGACCGCCGCGCGCGCATCAACCTCGGCATCCGCCGGCGCCTGGCACCGCTGCTGGAGCGCGACCGCCGCCGCATCGAGCTGATGACCTCGCTGCTGCTGACCATGCCCGGCACGCCCGTGCTGTACTACGGCGACGAGATCGGCATGGGCGACAACATCCATCTGGGCGACCGCGATGGCGTGCGCACGCCGATGCAATGGTCGATCGACCGCAATGGCGGCTTCTCGCGCGCCGATCCCGCGGCGCTGGTGCTGCCGCCGATCATGGACCCGCTGTACGGCTTCCAGGCGGTGAACGTGGAGGCGCAGCAGCGCGACCAGTACTCGCTGCTGACCTGGAACCGCCGCGTGCTGTCGGTGCGCAAGCGCTACCGCGCGTTCGGCCGCGGCACGCTGCGCTTCCTGTATCCGGGCAACCGCCGCCTGCTCGCCTACCTGCGCTGCCACGAGGACGAGACCGTGCTGTGCGTGGCCAACCTCTCGCACACGCTGCAGGCGGTGGAACTGGACCTGTCCGAGTTCGAGGGCCGGGTGCCGGTGGACATCCTCGGCGGCGGCAGCTTCCCGCCGATCGGGCGGCTGACCTATCTGCTCACCGTGCCGGCGTTCGGGTTCTACGCCTTCCAGTTGGTCGGCAATGCGACGTTGCCGGACTGGCACGTGCCGGCGCCGGTGCCGCTGCCGGATTACCAGACCCTGGTGCTGCGCAGCACCGTGGACAGTGCCGGCCTGCAGCCGCACCTGCCGACGCTGGAGCGCGACATCCTGCCGGCGTGGCTGTCCACGCGGCGCTGGTTCGCGGCCAAGGACCGCGCGCTGCGCAGCGTGCGCATCGCCCGACGCACGCCGCTGCCCGGCGGCGACGGCCTGACCCTGCTGGAAATCGAGGCGGAACTGGACGACGGCGCGCACGAGCGCTACATCCTGCCGCTGGGCATCGTCTGGGAGCGCGAGCAGCCCAGCGTGCTGGCCGAGCAACTGGCGTTGGCGCGGGTGCGTCACGGCCGCGAGGTCGGCTACCTGACCGACGCCTTCGCGCTGAAGCCCTTCACCCTGAGCATGCTCGCCGCGCTGCGCGACAAAGCGGAATTGCGCGTGGACGGCGACGCCGGCAACGAGACCGCCGCCGAGCGCATCCGTTTCTGCCCGACGCCGGCCTTGCAGCGCGTCACCATCCCCGCCGACCCGGAGATCCGCTGGCTGTCGGCCGAGCAGAGCAACAGCTCGCTGATCGTCGGCGATGCGGCGGTGTTCAAGCTGCTGCGGCGCGTGTCGGCCGGCATCAACCCGGAGATCGAGATCGGCGAACGCCTCACCGCGCTGGGCTACGCCAACGCCGCGCCGCTGCTGGGCCATGTCGCCCGTGTCGAGGCCGACGGCAGCGAGACCACGCTGGCCCTGCTGCAGGGCTTCGTGCGCAACCAGGGCGATGCCTGGCGCTGGACCCTGGACCACCTGGCGCGCGGCGCCGAGGAATACGATGCCGCCCAGGACGATGCCGCGCGGCTGGAGAGCGTGGCCAGCTACGACGCCTTCGCCGCCCTGGTCGGGCGGCGCCTGGCGGAACTGCACGCGGTGCTGGCGCAACCTGCCGACGCGCCAGCCTTCGCGCCGCAGGCGGTGGACGCTGCCGCCGCGCAGCAGGTGGTGGACGGTGTGGTGCACGAGGTGCAGGCGATGTGGGACACGTTGCTGGCGCACCGCGCGGCCAACGACGACCCGGCCGAGCATGCGGCGGTGGACAGCCTGCTGGCCGAACGTGCGCGCCTGGACGCCTGGTTGCAGCAGGCGCCGTCGCTGTTGTCCGGCGCGCTGCTGACGCGCGTGCACGGCGATTTCCACCTCGGCCAGATCCTGGTCGCGTTCGACGACGTGGTGCTGATCGACTTCGAAGGCGAGCCGGCTAAGTCGCTGGACGAACGCCGCGCCAAGGCCAGCCCGCTGCACGACGTGGCCGGCTTCCTGCGCTCGCTCGACTACGCCAGCGAAGTCTCCGCGCGCGGCGAGGAGGGCACCGCCGCGCGTGTGGGCGCGGGCCTGGACACCGCGCAGGAGGCGTTCCTGGCCGCGTTCCGCAGTCGCGCCAGCGCCGCGTTCCTGGCCGCCTATCGCGGCGTGCTCGACGCCAGTCCGCACCCGTGGGTGGCGCCGGCCGCGTTCGAGGCCACCACCTTGCTGTTCCTGATCGAGAAGGCCTGCTACGAAATTCGCTACGAGGCCGCCAACCGCCCGGCATGGATCATGGTGCCCATACAGGGACTGTTGCGCATACTCGACCGCTTTCCCGCGCCCCAGGAGTCGATTCGATGA
- the glgB gene encoding 1,4-alpha-glucan branching protein GlgB, whose amino-acid sequence MSDAVHVWDDATQRAFATARHGDPFAVLGAHRLGAARVLRSYQPGADAVLAVLEDGSEVPLQQGPEGFFHAELPGEGRYRLRIRWPGGEQDTADAYAFGPQLSDFDLHLIGEGHHLQLADALGANVVEVDGERGTRFAVWAPNASRVAVIGDFNSWDARRHPMRLRHQAGVWELFVPGVGPGARYKFALRGPRGEELPAKADPVARQAELAPGTASIVADPAPFPWRDDAWMATRARRHAPQAPISVYEVHAGSWMHADDGSLLDWDALAERLIPYVADMGFTHIELLPVTEHPFGGSWGYQPLGLFAPTARFGSPDGFARFVDRCHREDIGVIVDWVPAHFPTDAHGLAHFDGTALYEHADPREGFHRDWNTLIYNHGRREVSGFLIASALEFLQRYHVDGMRVDAVASMLYRDYSRNAGEWVPNIHGGRENYESIAFLRRLNQVVAEQAPGAMTIAEESTAWPGVTADLAHGGLGFNYKWNMGWMHDSLHYIELDPIYRRYHHGEMTFSMVYAYSERFMLPISHDEVVHGKRSLLGRMPGDDWQRFANLRAYLGYMYTHPGRKLLFMGCEIAQPTEWNHDAALPWHLLDQPNHRGIQRLVRDLNRLYAEHPALHARDDEPEGFAWVIGDDAGNSLFAYLRKARSGDTPLLVVANLTPQVHHGYRIGVPRAGRWRELLNSDSEIYGGSNTGNGGSVRAENIGAHGHPASLVLTVPPLAVLVLGVEE is encoded by the coding sequence ATGAGTGATGCCGTCCACGTCTGGGACGACGCGACGCAGCGCGCCTTCGCCACCGCCCGCCACGGCGACCCGTTCGCCGTGCTGGGCGCGCACCGCCTCGGCGCGGCGCGGGTGCTGCGCAGCTACCAGCCGGGCGCCGACGCGGTGCTGGCGGTGCTTGAGGACGGCAGCGAAGTGCCGCTGCAGCAGGGGCCGGAAGGCTTCTTCCACGCCGAACTGCCGGGCGAGGGACGCTACCGCCTGCGCATCCGCTGGCCCGGCGGCGAGCAGGACACCGCCGACGCCTACGCGTTCGGCCCGCAGCTGAGCGACTTCGACCTGCACCTGATCGGCGAAGGCCATCATCTGCAGCTGGCCGATGCGCTGGGCGCCAACGTGGTCGAGGTCGACGGCGAGCGCGGCACCCGCTTCGCGGTCTGGGCGCCCAATGCCTCGCGCGTGGCGGTGATCGGCGACTTCAACAGCTGGGACGCGCGCCGCCACCCGATGCGCCTGCGCCACCAGGCCGGCGTGTGGGAACTGTTCGTGCCCGGCGTCGGCCCCGGCGCCCGCTACAAGTTCGCCCTGCGCGGCCCGCGCGGCGAAGAGCTGCCGGCCAAGGCCGACCCGGTCGCGCGCCAGGCCGAACTGGCGCCCGGCACCGCCTCCATCGTCGCCGACCCCGCGCCGTTCCCGTGGCGCGACGATGCCTGGATGGCCACCCGCGCGCGCCGCCACGCCCCGCAGGCGCCGATCAGCGTGTACGAAGTGCATGCCGGCTCGTGGATGCATGCCGACGACGGCAGCCTGCTCGACTGGGACGCGCTGGCCGAGCGGCTGATTCCCTACGTGGCCGACATGGGGTTCACCCACATCGAACTGCTGCCGGTCACCGAGCATCCGTTCGGCGGCTCCTGGGGCTATCAGCCGCTGGGCCTGTTCGCCCCGACCGCGCGCTTCGGCAGCCCGGACGGCTTCGCCCGCTTCGTCGATCGCTGCCACCGCGAGGACATCGGCGTCATCGTCGACTGGGTGCCGGCGCATTTCCCCACCGACGCGCACGGCCTGGCCCACTTCGACGGCACCGCGTTGTACGAACACGCCGACCCGCGCGAAGGCTTCCACCGCGACTGGAACACGCTCATCTACAACCACGGCCGTCGCGAAGTCTCCGGCTTCCTGATCGCCAGCGCGTTGGAGTTCCTGCAGCGCTACCACGTCGACGGCATGCGCGTGGACGCCGTCGCCTCCATGCTCTACCGCGACTACAGCCGCAACGCCGGCGAGTGGGTGCCCAACATCCACGGCGGCCGCGAGAACTACGAGAGCATCGCCTTCCTGCGCCGGCTCAACCAGGTGGTGGCCGAGCAGGCCCCCGGTGCCATGACCATCGCCGAGGAATCCACCGCCTGGCCCGGCGTCACCGCCGATCTCGCCCACGGCGGCCTGGGTTTCAACTACAAATGGAACATGGGCTGGATGCACGACAGCCTGCACTACATCGAACTGGACCCGATCTACCGCCGCTACCACCACGGCGAGATGACCTTCAGCATGGTCTACGCGTATTCCGAGCGCTTCATGCTGCCCATCTCCCACGACGAAGTGGTGCACGGCAAGCGCTCCCTGCTTGGCCGCATGCCCGGCGACGACTGGCAGCGTTTCGCCAATCTGCGCGCCTACCTCGGCTACATGTACACCCACCCCGGGCGCAAACTGCTGTTCATGGGCTGCGAAATCGCCCAGCCCACCGAGTGGAACCACGATGCCGCGCTGCCCTGGCACCTGCTCGACCAGCCCAACCACCGCGGCATCCAGCGCCTGGTCCGCGACCTCAACCGCCTCTACGCCGAGCACCCCGCACTGCACGCCCGCGACGACGAACCCGAGGGCTTCGCCTGGGTCATCGGCGACGACGCCGGCAACAGCCTGTTCGCCTACCTGCGCAAGGCCCGCAGCGGCGACACCCCGCTACTGGTGGTGGCCAACCTCACCCCGCAGGTGCACCACGGCTACCGCATCGGCGTGCCCCGCGCCGGCCGCTGGCGCGAACTGCTCAACTCCGACAGCGAGATCTACGGCGGCAGCAATACCGGCAACGGCGGTAGCGTGCGGGCCGAGAACATCGGTGCGCACGGGCATCCTGCTTCATTGGTGCTGACCGTGCCGCCGCTGGCGGTGCTGGTGCTTGGGGTTGAGGAGTAG